GACCGCGCCAACGCCGAGGACGACTACTGTGCCAAGAAACGCGAACTGCTGGACAGCCACGGTCTGCAGTGCTTGGCAATCAGCGCTCACTTGGTCGGCCAAGCCGTTTGCGACATCATCGATCAACGGCACCAATTGATCCTGCCCAGCTACGTCTGGGGCGATGGCGATCCGGCGGGCGTCAACGAGCGAGCGATCGAAGAACTGAAGCAGACCGCGCGGGCCGCACAAAAGATGGGCGTCAGCGTCGTCAACGGCTTCACCGGATCGAGCATCTGGCATCTGCTGTATTCGTTCCCTCCCGTCTCCGCTCAAATGATCGACGACGGATTTAAGCTGTTCGCCGATCGCTTCAATCCGATCCTGGACGTCTTTGCCGAGTGTGGCGTTAAGTTTGCTTTGGAGGTTCATCCGACCGAGATCGCATTCGACATCCACACCGCGCAGCGAGCCCTCGAAGCGCTCGATCACCGTCCCGAATTCGGATTCAATTTCGATCCGAGCCACTTGATCTGGCAGGGCATGGATCCTGAAAAGTTCATCCGCGCGTTCCCCGATCGGATCTACCACGTTCACGTCAAAGACG
Above is a genomic segment from Rosistilla ulvae containing:
- a CDS encoding sugar phosphate isomerase/epimerase family protein, with translation MARPVTLFTGQWADLGIQDLARMCSEFGYDGIELACWGDHFEVDRANAEDDYCAKKRELLDSHGLQCLAISAHLVGQAVCDIIDQRHQLILPSYVWGDGDPAGVNERAIEELKQTARAAQKMGVSVVNGFTGSSIWHLLYSFPPVSAQMIDDGFKLFADRFNPILDVFAECGVKFALEVHPTEIAFDIHTAQRALEALDHRPEFGFNFDPSHLIWQGMDPEKFIRAFPDRIYHVHVKDAIVKLDGTSGILSSHINFGDHRRGWDFRSPGRGGVNFEEIIRALNDIDYQGPLSIEWEDSGMERCFGATEACKFTKELDFAPSGRAFDQAFEDGNA